A window of Flavobacteriales bacterium genomic DNA:
CATGAAAGAAGACTAAACAATCACAGTGAAAGACTTGATAGTCTAGAACAATACAGATCAGAAGCAAAGACAGAGATAAAAAACTTATGTCAACAAATCAAATCATTGGTGAAAACCATGAGATGGTTCATAGGATTAATGGTAGGAGCATTTGTAGGCTTCTTTTTTTATGCAGTTCAAGCAGGTCTTTTCAAATAGAGAGGAGGTAACTTCATGAACTACAAACTAATTGAAAAACATCTAACACCCAACAAATACAGCAGACCTCAAAGACCGCTGGAGAAAATAAAAGCATTGGTGATCCACTGGGTCGCCAATCCCAACTCTTCAGCAATGGACAATAGAAACTACTTTGAAAATAGAAAACACGGTAAGAATTGCTACGGATCAGCACATGAGATTATAGACCTAAACGGAGATATCGTCCTGGCAATCCCACCAAACGAAATGGCATATCATGTAGGTTCTAAAACCTACACCGATGAAGCATTAGCAGTTTTGGGAGAGTATCCAAATAATTGCACCTACGGAATAGAGTGTACCCATATAGACTGGGAAGGCAATATGACAAAAGAAACACTTGAAACACTAGCAACTCGATGCGCAGACCTTTGTAAAAAATATGATTTAAATCCAATAACAGATATCTGGACTCACAAACAAGTAGTAGGTTGGAAGAATTGTCCCAAATACTTTGTATATCATCCAGATGAATTTGAAGCCTTCAAAATCAAAGTAAAAGAATTGATGAATCAAAATGAAAGCATAGAAAAATGGCAGCAAGAACTAGGAGAACAATCACTCGAAAAGTTGGCCAACATGGAAATAATAGATTCACCTGATGCCTGGAAAACAAAAATGGGTGAAAATGTTCCGACATGGTTATTCTTCACAGTAATATCAAGAATACTAGAAAAAGGAGAGAATGAAAATGCTTAGTGAATTTATCGTAGCAGGATTAACGATTACAATCGTTAATATAGTGAAAGAGCAAGCACCGAACATGAAGAAGAGTATACTTCCACTAATTGTATTCGTTGTAGCAGGCGCTCTAAACACTGCAAATGCAGTTGTTTTCAGCGGTGGAGAAGTAGAAGCAATTCAAGGACTTAGCCAGGGACTTGTTATAGGCGCACTATCTTCAGGGATATACTCTATGGGAAAAAGCGCACTCAAAAAGGGCGAATATTCCGAAAACGATTACAAAAGTGATGAAGTGAAAACCGAATAGAACACTTAGGCTGAAGAACTAACAATCTAAAGTTCTTCAGCTTTTTTTATTTCTAAACTGGGAA
This region includes:
- a CDS encoding N-acetylmuramoyl-L-alanine amidase, which gives rise to MNYKLIEKHLTPNKYSRPQRPLEKIKALVIHWVANPNSSAMDNRNYFENRKHGKNCYGSAHEIIDLNGDIVLAIPPNEMAYHVGSKTYTDEALAVLGEYPNNCTYGIECTHIDWEGNMTKETLETLATRCADLCKKYDLNPITDIWTHKQVVGWKNCPKYFVYHPDEFEAFKIKVKELMNQNESIEKWQQELGEQSLEKLANMEIIDSPDAWKTKMGENVPTWLFFTVISRILEKGENENA
- a CDS encoding hemolysin XhlA family protein, which encodes HERRLNNHSERLDSLEQYRSEAKTEIKNLCQQIKSLVKTMRWFIGLMVGAFVGFFFYAVQAGLFK